In one Mucilaginibacter sp. PAMB04168 genomic region, the following are encoded:
- a CDS encoding AraC family transcriptional regulator, whose product MEHISRYLTQEIKLSSYEDTLFKSDLMFDDHMLVWFISGETKIIQWDTTFFFKTGDIFLIPRNQLATIINYPKNGQPHKTVVMHLSTERLKKFYEHADVKKASQPEQKIYSFSNHPLLKSCLASLIPYFDVKGAFPESLASLKITEAISILRMIDPGVDSVLANFDVPGKVDLISFMQRNFMFNMSLEKLGYLTGRSLSTFNRDFKKLFNTTPQKWLTEKRLELAYYHLTEKKRKPTEVYLEVGFEDLSHFSFIFKKKYGVPPNQLLLGGDGTRS is encoded by the coding sequence ATGGAACATATATCCAGATACCTTACCCAAGAGATTAAGCTTTCGTCATATGAAGACACGCTGTTTAAATCAGACCTGATGTTTGATGATCATATGCTCGTTTGGTTCATTTCCGGTGAAACAAAGATCATTCAATGGGACACCACCTTCTTTTTTAAGACTGGAGATATTTTTCTAATCCCGAGAAACCAGCTGGCAACCATCATCAATTATCCGAAAAACGGACAGCCGCATAAAACGGTGGTAATGCATCTTTCCACCGAACGGTTGAAGAAATTCTATGAACATGCCGACGTTAAAAAGGCGTCACAGCCTGAACAAAAGATATACAGCTTCAGTAACCATCCCTTATTGAAAAGCTGCCTCGCCTCGTTAATCCCTTATTTTGATGTGAAAGGTGCATTTCCTGAGAGCCTGGCCTCGTTAAAGATCACCGAAGCTATCAGCATCCTGCGGATGATAGATCCGGGGGTTGACAGCGTACTGGCCAATTTCGACGTGCCAGGCAAGGTTGACCTCATTAGTTTTATGCAGCGCAACTTCATGTTCAACATGTCGCTCGAAAAATTGGGCTATCTTACCGGGCGCAGCTTATCAACCTTTAACCGAGATTTCAAAAAGCTTTTTAACACAACACCGCAAAAATGGCTAACTGAAAAAAGGCTCGAGCTCGCGTACTATCATCTAACTGAAAAGAAGAGGAAACCTACCGAGGTTTATCTTGAAGTTGGCTTTGAAGATTTATCTCATTTTTCATTTATTTTCAAAAAGAAGTACGGCGTTCCACCCAATCAGCTGCTTTTAGGTGGTGACGGAACACGATCGTGA
- a CDS encoding TonB-dependent receptor, translating to MPEREHSETLEQGDPDLKPEFVDLAELGLIRTFTKGSFFTTLYYQNIKNPIQRVNSVYADTILNRVLTNADRARSIGLKIGTNVQPLKWWSLYLGSNVYNYKINGTLNIVGVSSYVSNANWVYSVNANTNFKLGAAWNLQGNVNYLSRRATAQGEDSRFLVPNTSLKKTFLNGRFAATLQWQNMDLGWNTSNKQRITTRRRDFYTTTNYIYETNVFLLNFSLNLNKFTGKAKLPNSEFGDKEF from the coding sequence ATACCTGAACGCGAACACTCGGAAACCCTTGAACAAGGTGACCCGGACCTGAAGCCAGAGTTTGTAGACCTGGCGGAATTGGGGCTAATCAGAACATTCACTAAAGGTTCATTCTTTACAACGCTGTATTATCAAAACATCAAAAATCCTATCCAGCGGGTAAACAGCGTATATGCCGATACCATTCTGAACCGTGTGCTTACTAATGCAGATCGGGCAAGATCTATCGGGTTGAAGATTGGAACCAATGTGCAACCGCTAAAATGGTGGAGCTTATACTTGGGCAGCAACGTTTATAATTATAAGATTAATGGTACGCTTAACATAGTTGGTGTAAGCTCTTACGTCTCCAATGCTAATTGGGTGTATTCTGTTAACGCCAACACTAACTTTAAGCTCGGTGCCGCCTGGAACCTGCAAGGTAATGTTAATTATCTATCGCGCAGGGCAACGGCCCAAGGTGAAGATTCACGGTTCTTGGTGCCCAATACGTCCCTTAAAAAAACGTTCCTAAACGGCCGTTTCGCTGCCACGCTTCAATGGCAGAATATGGATCTGGGCTGGAATACCTCAAACAAACAGCGCATCACCACCAGGAGACGCGACTTTTATACTACAACCAACTACATTTACGAAACGAACGTATTCCTGCTTAATTTCAGCTTGAATCTTAACAAATTTACCGGAAAAGCAAAGCTGCCGAACAGCGAATTTGGAGATAAGGAGTTTTAA
- a CDS encoding AraC family transcriptional regulator, translated as MIFSFNATPDFDFMIYFARHIGATVENDLMLIPAQLGDGSIRKLSFGPEFKITQHHYVLKEDLIIKRNASGQGNELITIFFYSNEQPLGISYGTDPHIQFSERDESAIQVTSNDLNSTIRFPAGYMIHYMVIAVSPAYLKSLLALKEQNTTIETITGSGNSFLFLEKMTAEIRLLQKNLGAVDISNSLSQFYMHVKVQELLYLLFERLSKRESIPHKNINSADAARLLHIRNEVLSDLSTPPVLSELAGIAAMSETKLKQLFKQAFGDTIYNYFQQARMEEAAFLLKQGKRSVAEVGYELGFTNLSHFSRLFERYYGLKPKRYGSTG; from the coding sequence TTGATCTTCAGCTTTAACGCTACACCGGATTTCGACTTCATGATCTACTTCGCGCGGCACATCGGCGCAACAGTAGAGAATGACCTGATGCTTATTCCTGCACAATTAGGGGATGGATCTATCCGCAAACTTTCGTTTGGGCCAGAATTTAAAATCACCCAGCACCATTATGTGCTGAAAGAGGACCTGATCATCAAGCGCAATGCTTCGGGTCAGGGAAATGAATTGATCACAATTTTCTTTTATAGTAACGAACAACCGCTGGGTATCAGTTATGGTACCGATCCACATATTCAGTTCTCCGAGCGGGACGAATCGGCGATTCAGGTCACCTCCAACGATCTGAATTCTACCATTCGCTTTCCGGCAGGTTATATGATCCATTACATGGTCATTGCTGTTTCTCCGGCATACTTGAAAAGCCTGCTCGCCTTAAAGGAGCAGAACACTACTATTGAAACCATTACAGGCAGTGGAAATTCGTTTCTTTTCCTGGAAAAGATGACGGCAGAGATCCGCCTGCTACAAAAGAATTTAGGTGCAGTGGATATAAGTAATAGTTTAAGCCAATTTTATATGCACGTTAAGGTGCAGGAGCTGCTCTACCTGTTATTTGAAAGATTATCAAAACGCGAAAGCATACCGCACAAGAACATCAACAGCGCCGATGCTGCCAGGTTGCTGCATATCCGAAATGAGGTGTTAAGTGACCTAAGCACGCCACCTGTACTGTCTGAACTAGCCGGGATCGCCGCCATGAGTGAAACTAAGCTAAAACAGCTCTTTAAACAGGCCTTTGGCGATACCATCTATAATTATTTTCAACAGGCGCGCATGGAGGAAGCGGCTTTCTTGCTTAAACAGGGCAAGCGCTCGGTTGCCGAAGTTGGTTACGAGTTAGGTTTTACCAATCTCAGTCATTTCAGCCGCTTGTTTGAAAGGTATTACGGCCTAAAGCCGAAAAGATACGGTTCTACCGGATAG
- a CDS encoding alpha/beta hydrolase — MKKILSTCLVIFGAMFTHAQTITGTWYGTLKIPGSPLHVVFHIKQNGGGFSTTMDSPDQGASGIATDKTSLIENQLTIEALKFAMSYTGRFKADSNKITGTFTQGASSFPLELTTSKPVDNKAAPARRPQDPELFPYRQEEVTFKNQKAGNVLAGTLTLPPGAKPKKVVILISGSGPQDRNEEVAQFNHRPFLVWSDWLTRKGIAVLRYDDRGIGKSTGRFNLATSADFADDVEAAIAYLQSRPDLKGTAIGLMGHSEGGMIAPMVAARNPVVKFVVLLAAPGVPITELMVQQSKDQMRLSSAPDNVIKQSISSNTKLFAAMNRYKNLPDAAFKIKMDTVIYQQLRATPKDALGGQSIEEIVKRTASQLYAPWFRYFISYRPASNLEKLRCPVLALNGTLDMQVQSAANLAGIKAALTKGGNKHFEIVPLAGLNHLLQQATTGAGSEYAQIDETVNLSALTKASDWINQVK, encoded by the coding sequence ATGAAAAAAATACTATCAACCTGCCTCGTAATTTTCGGTGCAATGTTTACACATGCGCAAACCATTACCGGCACCTGGTACGGTACGTTAAAAATACCTGGTTCGCCGCTTCATGTGGTCTTTCATATTAAGCAGAATGGTGGCGGGTTTTCAACCACAATGGATAGCCCAGATCAGGGAGCGTCTGGGATAGCTACCGACAAAACATCACTAATTGAAAACCAACTCACCATTGAAGCTCTTAAGTTTGCAATGAGTTACACCGGCCGGTTTAAGGCAGATAGCAATAAGATAACCGGCACTTTCACACAAGGGGCATCAAGCTTTCCGTTGGAATTAACAACAAGCAAGCCTGTCGACAATAAGGCCGCACCTGCCAGGCGTCCGCAGGACCCTGAATTATTTCCTTACCGCCAGGAAGAAGTTACTTTTAAAAATCAAAAAGCCGGAAACGTTCTAGCCGGAACGTTGACCCTGCCCCCGGGCGCTAAGCCCAAAAAGGTAGTGATCCTCATCAGTGGCTCCGGTCCGCAGGACCGCAATGAGGAAGTAGCACAGTTTAATCATCGTCCCTTCCTGGTTTGGAGCGATTGGCTGACCAGGAAAGGTATCGCGGTATTGCGATACGATGACAGGGGCATTGGGAAATCAACCGGCAGGTTTAATTTAGCTACCAGCGCGGATTTTGCGGATGATGTTGAAGCGGCCATTGCCTATTTGCAGTCCAGGCCCGACCTTAAAGGCACCGCTATAGGTTTAATGGGGCATAGCGAGGGGGGGATGATTGCGCCCATGGTTGCAGCGCGCAATCCGGTGGTAAAATTTGTGGTTTTACTGGCAGCGCCGGGTGTACCCATCACTGAGCTCATGGTGCAACAAAGCAAGGACCAGATGCGCTTATCAAGCGCTCCCGACAATGTCATTAAACAATCAATATCCAGCAATACAAAATTATTTGCGGCGATGAACCGATATAAGAATCTTCCTGATGCTGCGTTCAAAATTAAAATGGACACGGTGATCTACCAACAATTACGGGCCACACCCAAAGATGCGCTTGGTGGCCAAAGCATAGAAGAAATTGTAAAAAGAACAGCTAGCCAGCTATATGCGCCGTGGTTCCGCTATTTTATATCCTACCGCCCAGCCAGCAACCTGGAAAAACTGCGTTGCCCGGTACTGGCGCTCAACGGGACACTGGATATGCAGGTGCAAAGTGCTGCAAATCTCGCCGGCATTAAAGCTGCGCTGACAAAAGGTGGGAACAAACACTTTGAAATAGTACCTTTAGCCGGCTTAAATCATCTTTTGCAGCAGGCTACCACCGGTGCCGGAAGCGAATATGCTCAGATCGATGAAACAGTTAACCTGTCTGCATTGACCAAGGCGAGCGACTGGATAAATCAAGTGAAATGA
- a CDS encoding nuclear transport factor 2 family protein gives MTQQQANEFARQWIGAWNSHNIDQIMEHYADDVEFYSPMIIQLGFDSNGKINGKSLLQQYFQIGLTAYPSLSFQLHHVLCGINSLVIHYQSVNKKLASELMQLNEQSKAACVMCHY, from the coding sequence ATGACACAGCAACAGGCAAATGAGTTTGCCAGGCAATGGATAGGCGCCTGGAACAGTCATAACATTGATCAGATCATGGAACACTATGCCGATGATGTTGAATTTTATTCTCCGATGATTATCCAGCTCGGTTTTGACAGCAACGGCAAGATCAATGGCAAATCCTTATTACAGCAATATTTCCAGATAGGTTTAACTGCCTACCCCAGCCTTAGCTTTCAACTCCACCATGTGCTTTGCGGTATTAATTCGCTCGTAATTCACTATCAAAGCGTAAATAAAAAGCTGGCGTCCGAATTAATGCAGTTAAATGAACAATCAAAAGCCGCCTGCGTAATGTGCCATTATTAA
- a CDS encoding YbhB/YbcL family Raf kinase inhibitor-like protein: MKKIMAFIFSVAIYSSLFAQTFTLASKDLGGQFTNEFVAGNFGCNGANRSPELHWFNAPAGTKSFAVTMYDPDAPTGSGFWHWVVINIPASVNQLKQGAGSPDLKVSPTGSLQSQNDTGAPGYQGPCPDGDTPHRYLITVYALNTNKLAAPSNATAALTGFMLNKAAIAKASLIIYCKK; this comes from the coding sequence ATGAAAAAAATCATGGCTTTCATTTTCTCGGTTGCCATTTATAGCAGTCTTTTTGCACAAACATTTACACTGGCCAGTAAAGATCTTGGCGGGCAGTTCACAAACGAATTTGTGGCGGGCAATTTTGGTTGTAACGGTGCTAACCGTTCTCCGGAACTACACTGGTTCAACGCGCCGGCCGGAACCAAAAGCTTTGCCGTTACCATGTATGATCCCGACGCACCTACGGGCAGCGGGTTCTGGCATTGGGTGGTCATCAACATACCTGCTTCGGTTAACCAGTTAAAGCAAGGTGCCGGTAGCCCTGACCTGAAAGTATCCCCCACCGGTAGTCTGCAAAGCCAAAACGATACTGGTGCACCCGGTTACCAGGGCCCTTGTCCCGATGGTGATACACCACATCGGTATCTGATAACCGTTTATGCGTTAAACACCAATAAGCTGGCTGCACCATCAAATGCTACGGCTGCACTAACTGGCTTTATGTTAAATAAGGCGGCAATTGCAAAAGCATCGCTGATCATTTACTGTAAAAAATAG
- a CDS encoding ketopantoate reductase C-terminal domain-containing protein: protein MAGRIHIVGSGAIGKALAVCLLNAGKDAVLIRTSVDGEPDKTETIRLNLPNNGRLFANVTIKTFSSLDMAHGIFIVCSKSFVNEMIARKLANFALNAPVILLQNGLNVERAFVNKGFTQLYRCILMVTSQFEGESELRFRPVAACPIGIVAGNQDLSAHIVERLHTSWFPFRFEAQINKFVWQKVIINCIFNSVCPLLETDNGVFHREPAAMQIADRIIKECIEVSAHSGIELKIEEVRAAFLLVSRAADGQIISTLQDIRNKRPTEIESLNVEVAAIALSGGLENKVNITRTLGELTALKSILNR from the coding sequence ATGGCCGGGCGTATACATATCGTAGGATCCGGTGCAATAGGTAAAGCACTTGCTGTATGCCTGCTGAACGCCGGGAAAGATGCCGTATTAATTAGAACCAGTGTAGACGGCGAGCCAGACAAAACGGAAACTATCAGATTGAACCTTCCTAATAACGGTAGATTGTTTGCCAATGTGACGATTAAAACGTTCAGTTCGCTTGATATGGCCCACGGCATCTTCATAGTGTGTAGTAAATCGTTCGTGAATGAAATGATCGCCCGAAAGCTGGCGAATTTCGCCCTGAATGCACCGGTGATCTTACTTCAAAACGGCCTGAACGTTGAACGTGCTTTCGTAAACAAAGGGTTTACCCAATTATATCGCTGTATATTAATGGTAACCAGCCAATTTGAAGGCGAGAGCGAACTACGCTTCCGGCCGGTAGCTGCTTGTCCGATAGGGATAGTTGCAGGCAACCAGGATCTTAGTGCTCATATCGTGGAGCGTCTGCATACATCGTGGTTTCCTTTTCGGTTCGAAGCTCAGATTAACAAGTTTGTTTGGCAAAAAGTCATCATTAACTGCATTTTTAATTCTGTTTGTCCTTTGCTGGAGACGGATAACGGTGTTTTTCATCGGGAGCCGGCGGCCATGCAGATAGCAGACCGCATCATTAAAGAGTGTATTGAAGTAAGTGCCCATTCAGGAATAGAACTCAAGATTGAAGAAGTGAGAGCGGCCTTTCTATTGGTAAGCCGCGCTGCTGACGGACAGATTATTTCAACTTTGCAGGATATCCGTAATAAACGGCCAACCGAAATAGAAAGTTTAAACGTGGAAGTTGCAGCCATTGCGCTTTCAGGTGGTCTTGAAAACAAGGTGAACATCACCCGCACGCTGGGTGAGCTCACAGCGCTTAAGTCAATTTTAAATCGCTGA
- a CDS encoding SDR family NAD(P)-dependent oxidoreductase, translating into MEKNNYQGLLQKPIESGFNGTTTASEVINGIDLNGRIAIVTGGNTGIGLETTRVLAEAGATVIVPARDTEKARKNLRGIPNVEIEAMDLINPDTIDAFAEKFLASGRLLHLLINNAGIMWVPLQRDSRGIESQLATNYLGQYQLVARLWPALKKANGARVVNVSSYGHQMAPFHFDDPNFEHREYQTLLGYGQSKTASNLFALELDNRARSFNVRAYSLHPGSIAGTELARDADMELYKQMGFFDELGNMRPEILARLKTIQQGAATTVWCATSPLLDNIGGVYCEDCDIAELDLGNFGQNNGLGTRGVQPYSLDESNAKRLWDLSREMTGIDFKVI; encoded by the coding sequence ATGGAAAAGAATAATTATCAGGGCTTATTACAGAAACCGATAGAATCGGGATTTAACGGAACAACGACAGCAAGCGAAGTGATCAATGGCATTGACCTTAACGGCAGGATAGCCATCGTAACAGGCGGCAATACAGGCATTGGTCTAGAAACGACAAGGGTACTTGCAGAAGCGGGCGCAACCGTGATCGTACCGGCAAGGGATACAGAAAAAGCCAGGAAAAATTTGCGTGGTATTCCAAATGTAGAAATAGAGGCAATGGATTTGATCAATCCTGATACCATCGACGCATTTGCTGAAAAATTCCTTGCTTCTGGCAGACTGCTGCACCTGCTTATTAATAACGCCGGAATAATGTGGGTGCCTTTACAAAGAGACAGCCGCGGCATTGAATCACAACTGGCGACAAATTATTTGGGACAATACCAACTTGTGGCAAGGCTATGGCCGGCGCTGAAGAAGGCCAATGGTGCAAGAGTAGTCAATGTATCTTCTTACGGTCACCAGATGGCCCCTTTCCATTTTGATGACCCTAATTTCGAGCACAGAGAATACCAGACACTTTTGGGGTACGGACAATCAAAAACAGCTAGCAATCTGTTTGCGCTTGAATTGGACAATCGCGCCAGATCATTCAATGTCAGAGCATATTCCCTGCATCCTGGTTCTATTGCAGGCACAGAACTGGCCAGGGATGCTGATATGGAATTATATAAGCAAATGGGCTTCTTTGACGAACTTGGCAACATGCGTCCTGAAATTCTGGCCAGATTAAAAACCATTCAGCAAGGTGCCGCCACTACGGTGTGGTGTGCTACCAGTCCTTTACTGGATAACATTGGTGGGGTGTATTGCGAGGACTGCGACATCGCCGAATTAGACCTCGGAAACTTCGGTCAAAATAATGGTTTAGGGACAAGAGGCGTGCAGCCTTACTCGCTGGATGAAAGCAATGCCAAGAGGCTTTGGGACCTCAGCCGTGAAATGACGGGCATCGACTTTAAGGTAATTTAA
- a CDS encoding AraC family transcriptional regulator: MEIFQVPDVTINQPQITAGEVRFVDYKDMGGPFRNRVLFKQYAFSFVQNGQKQIYRAEGSTILKSGQGMLIPEGHSIIAEHSDSNEPYNSIIIFFPATLGKEFISSRQQKNNRKTNLVPYIHFDVDSYIDEYIRSLKALITIGRKLSSELGSIKVHELLTALYDLHPELLTSLFNDQHNLSLMDLIEQNLFKELSIDELAFLANRSLSSFRRDFIKTYGLPPQQYIRDRKLEIAGKELLKGRLASELYLDYGYQHLSNFTTAFKKKFGVTPSHYRSSS; this comes from the coding sequence ATGGAAATTTTTCAGGTGCCTGACGTTACCATAAACCAACCGCAAATTACCGCTGGTGAGGTGCGATTTGTAGATTACAAGGATATGGGCGGTCCGTTCAGAAACCGTGTGCTTTTTAAGCAGTATGCCTTCAGTTTTGTCCAAAACGGGCAAAAGCAAATTTACCGTGCGGAGGGAAGCACCATTTTAAAATCAGGACAGGGAATGCTGATACCTGAAGGGCATTCTATTATAGCCGAACACAGCGATTCAAATGAACCCTATAACAGTATCATTATATTTTTTCCGGCCACGTTGGGTAAAGAGTTCATATCGTCCCGGCAACAAAAGAACAACCGCAAAACAAATCTTGTCCCTTACATACATTTTGACGTCGATAGTTATATTGATGAATATATACGAAGCCTGAAGGCACTGATTACCATAGGTCGAAAACTTTCTTCAGAATTAGGTAGTATTAAAGTCCACGAATTGCTGACCGCTTTATATGATCTTCATCCCGAACTGCTCACTTCCCTGTTTAATGATCAGCATAATTTGTCGCTAATGGACCTCATCGAACAAAACTTGTTCAAAGAACTTAGTATTGACGAACTTGCCTTCCTCGCAAACCGTAGTCTTTCATCCTTTAGGCGCGATTTCATAAAAACGTACGGCTTGCCGCCGCAGCAGTACATCCGTGATCGTAAATTGGAAATTGCAGGCAAGGAACTATTAAAAGGAAGATTAGCAAGCGAACTTTACCTGGACTATGGATACCAGCATTTATCTAACTTTACTACAGCATTCAAAAAGAAGTTTGGGGTTACACCATCGCATTACCGCAGCTCGTCGTAA
- a CDS encoding DUF1572 domain-containing protein yields the protein MNNEYLQSAIKQFEYYKMLGEKTFEQLTDDQLFWQANVESNSIAVIVKHLSGNMLSRWTDLLTTDGEKPWRNRDAEFNNDMISRSDMLNCWNEGWQTLLDALYALQPGDLEKIIYIRNQGHSVLEAINRQLAHYPYHIGQIVFIGKKLAGQWTSLSIPRGKSVGYNTDKFSKPKRRQHFTDEILSDGKQNDDTATGK from the coding sequence ATGAACAATGAATACCTGCAAAGCGCCATTAAGCAGTTTGAATATTACAAAATGCTTGGTGAAAAAACATTTGAGCAGTTGACCGATGATCAACTGTTTTGGCAGGCCAATGTGGAAAGTAACAGCATTGCTGTTATCGTTAAGCACCTATCGGGAAATATGCTAAGCCGGTGGACGGACCTTTTGACCACAGACGGTGAGAAACCGTGGCGCAATCGCGACGCAGAGTTTAACAATGACATGATATCACGAAGTGACATGCTGAATTGCTGGAACGAGGGGTGGCAAACGCTCCTGGATGCACTTTACGCATTACAACCCGGCGATCTGGAAAAAATTATTTACATCCGTAACCAGGGCCACTCCGTACTGGAAGCCATTAACCGGCAACTTGCACATTATCCATATCATATTGGTCAAATCGTTTTCATCGGAAAAAAGCTTGCCGGCCAATGGACTTCATTGTCGATACCAAGGGGTAAATCGGTAGGCTATAACACCGATAAATTCAGTAAGCCAAAAAGACGGCAACATTTTACAGACGAGATACTAAGCGATGGAAAGCAAAACGATGACACAGCAACAGGCAAATGA
- a CDS encoding LytTR family DNA-binding domain-containing protein — protein sequence MIKAVIVEDSRLARIEIKELLRAHNDVLLVGEADSADKALELIRLVKPDLVFLDIHLPGASGFEILERLEHLPAVIFTTAFEHYAFQSYDYHAIDYLLKPIVPERLARAIRKACTHFGVNTTSPAGDDLQHRIFIKDQHKTWLVPLGNVRLFESKGNYVQVFFDDQNPLMLRSLQQLEDTLDPKQFMRINRQQIINLKHILKVGRTFGNRLKVTLSDGATAEVSRRQVAKFRERVELDKN from the coding sequence ATGATTAAAGCAGTCATTGTAGAAGATTCAAGGTTAGCCCGTATAGAGATCAAAGAATTGCTGCGGGCGCATAATGATGTCCTGTTGGTTGGGGAAGCTGATTCGGCCGACAAAGCTTTAGAGTTGATCCGGCTGGTGAAGCCAGACCTGGTTTTTCTCGATATCCATCTGCCGGGCGCAAGCGGCTTCGAAATCCTCGAAAGGCTTGAACATTTACCGGCGGTGATCTTCACTACTGCGTTCGAGCACTATGCTTTTCAGTCTTATGATTACCATGCTATTGATTATTTGTTAAAGCCCATTGTTCCGGAGCGACTGGCAAGGGCTATACGGAAAGCGTGCACGCATTTTGGCGTCAACACCACTTCTCCGGCAGGGGATGACTTACAGCACCGCATCTTTATTAAGGATCAGCACAAAACCTGGCTGGTGCCACTAGGTAATGTACGTTTGTTTGAATCAAAAGGAAACTATGTCCAGGTTTTCTTCGATGATCAAAACCCGCTTATGCTGCGGTCGCTCCAGCAACTCGAAGATACCCTTGATCCGAAACAATTCATGCGGATAAACCGTCAGCAAATCATCAACCTGAAGCATATCTTGAAAGTGGGCCGGACCTTTGGCAACCGGCTTAAGGTGACACTCAGCGATGGGGCCACAGCTGAGGTGTCACGAAGACAGGTTGCTAAATTTAGGGAGAGGGTTGAACTGGATAAAAATTAA
- a CDS encoding histidine kinase, which yields MIKHKRSWFWPVQITSWLLVGFLNWLVQYSSGSFSNLNLYLNLAGMCAGGFLVTSLYRVYFKKRKANLEIDAPKLIAFLFASAFVQALGWLFILILMMLAFLGQRTIAIAPILFQIVPLMGIMLAWDSVYLGYYLIRRYHSTEVEKWQLEAEVRQAQLGTLRAQINPHFLFNALNNIRALILEDPHLARQTLTRFSEIFRHALQHTDGREISLTEEVNILTQYLELIKIQYEERLTYEIQVDEDCLGESIPPMILQLLVENAIKHGIALQSRGGHILIDVRHENDELILVIKNTGTLIERNRLEENLGIGLQNIKERLRLLYAENATLHIEELPPNVVVTIKIQK from the coding sequence ATGATCAAACACAAACGATCCTGGTTCTGGCCGGTTCAAATTACCTCCTGGTTACTCGTAGGTTTTTTAAACTGGCTCGTCCAGTATTCCAGCGGGTCGTTCAGTAACTTAAATTTGTATCTGAACCTAGCTGGCATGTGTGCCGGCGGTTTCCTGGTAACCAGCCTTTACCGTGTATATTTTAAAAAACGCAAAGCAAACCTCGAGATAGATGCTCCCAAGCTGATTGCTTTTTTATTTGCATCGGCTTTTGTGCAGGCATTAGGGTGGCTCTTCATTCTCATCCTGATGATGCTGGCTTTCCTTGGGCAAAGGACAATTGCCATAGCACCGATCTTGTTTCAGATTGTTCCGCTGATGGGCATCATGTTGGCCTGGGATTCGGTTTATCTCGGTTATTACCTCATCAGGCGTTATCATTCAACGGAAGTGGAGAAGTGGCAACTGGAGGCTGAAGTGCGGCAAGCGCAGCTTGGAACGTTAAGGGCGCAGATTAATCCCCATTTTTTGTTTAATGCGCTGAACAACATACGGGCCCTGATCCTTGAAGATCCGCACCTAGCCAGGCAAACCCTCACCCGGTTTTCGGAGATTTTCAGACATGCTCTTCAGCACACAGACGGCCGGGAGATAAGTTTAACCGAAGAAGTAAATATACTTACCCAGTATCTTGAACTGATTAAAATACAGTACGAAGAAAGGTTAACCTATGAAATTCAAGTAGATGAAGATTGCCTGGGAGAGTCAATCCCTCCCATGATATTGCAATTATTAGTTGAAAACGCTATCAAACATGGCATTGCTTTGCAAAGCAGGGGAGGCCACATCCTGATTGATGTTCGCCATGAAAATGATGAGCTTATACTGGTTATAAAAAACACGGGTACCCTGATCGAAAGAAACCGGTTGGAAGAAAATCTCGGTATCGGTTTGCAGAATATAAAAGAACGGCTTCGGCTGCTCTACGCAGAAAATGCAACATTGCACATTGAAGAGCTGCCACCTAATGTTGTGGTCACTATAAAAATTCAAAAATGA